One genomic window of Cellulophaga sp. Hel_I_12 includes the following:
- the serC gene encoding 3-phosphoserine/phosphohydroxythreonine transaminase, whose amino-acid sequence MKKHNFSAGPCILPQEVLLKASEAVQDFNGMGLSLIEISHRSKEFVSVLEKARALALELLDLENKGYQALYLSGGASMEFVRVAYNLLENKGGYLNTGTWSNNAIKEAKIFGEVVEVASSKAENFNHIPKMYGIPNDLDYLHVTSNNTIFGTQMKSFPNTKVPLVCDMSSDIFSRVIDFSQFDLIYAGAQKNMGPAGTTLVIVKEALLGKVSRQIPKILDYSAYINAKDTMYNTPCVFAIYVSMLNLEWLKKLGGIKAIEEINEKKAQLIYSEIDLNPVFQGFAKKEDRSIMNATFTLTDEKLKDSFDALWKEAGISGINGHRSVGGYRASMYNALPIDSVGVLVDVMSEMERKG is encoded by the coding sequence ATGAAAAAACATAATTTTAGTGCTGGCCCATGTATTTTGCCCCAAGAAGTTTTATTAAAAGCTTCAGAAGCGGTTCAAGATTTTAATGGTATGGGATTATCACTAATCGAAATATCGCACAGAAGTAAAGAATTTGTAAGCGTCTTAGAAAAAGCAAGAGCTCTGGCCTTAGAGCTTTTAGATCTTGAAAACAAAGGCTACCAGGCTTTATACCTCTCTGGAGGGGCTAGTATGGAGTTTGTTCGTGTGGCTTACAATCTTCTTGAAAATAAAGGAGGCTATTTAAATACAGGTACTTGGAGTAATAACGCCATAAAGGAAGCCAAAATTTTCGGTGAAGTGGTTGAAGTGGCCTCTTCTAAAGCAGAGAATTTTAATCATATTCCAAAAATGTATGGCATCCCGAACGATTTAGATTACCTACACGTGACCTCGAATAACACTATTTTTGGAACACAAATGAAAAGTTTTCCAAATACAAAAGTGCCACTGGTTTGTGATATGAGTTCTGATATTTTCTCGAGAGTCATTGACTTTTCTCAGTTTGATTTAATTTATGCAGGGGCACAAAAAAATATGGGTCCTGCAGGAACTACCCTTGTCATTGTCAAAGAAGCGCTTTTAGGGAAGGTAAGCCGTCAAATACCGAAAATATTAGATTACAGCGCTTATATTAATGCAAAAGACACCATGTACAATACGCCTTGCGTTTTTGCTATCTACGTTTCTATGTTAAACTTAGAGTGGTTAAAGAAATTGGGGGGGATTAAAGCCATAGAGGAAATCAATGAGAAAAAGGCACAATTGATCTATTCTGAAATAGATTTAAATCCTGTTTTTCAAGGTTTTGCTAAAAAAGAAGATAGATCAATCATGAACGCTACCTTTACCCTTACCGATGAAAAATTAAAAGATTCTTTTGACGCCTTATGGAAGGAGGCTGGAATTAGTGGAATTAACGGACACCGTTCTGTCGGTGGTTATAGAGCCTCTATGTATAATGCACTGCCAATAGATAGTGTTGGCGTTTTAGTGGATGTTATGAGTGAGATGGAACGAAAAGGGTAA
- a CDS encoding SGNH/GDSL hydrolase family protein translates to MKKLFLKISSLFLMMTATVQSQDWPNFERFSADNKKIGLPTENEKRVVFMGNSITQGWIAYGNPKLFKENPYINRGISGQTTPQMLVRFRADVIALKPKAVVILAGINDIAGNTGPSSLEMIQDNLISMVQLAQANNIKVILSSILPANKFNWRPEVYPAEQVIKMNAFIKKYAEENNCIYIDYYTPMVDDKKGLKVAYSEDGVHPNKKGYAIMTPLVQEAIDKALKGN, encoded by the coding sequence ATGAAAAAACTATTTTTAAAAATTTCAAGTCTCTTTTTAATGATGACAGCAACAGTCCAAAGTCAAGATTGGCCCAATTTTGAGCGTTTTAGCGCTGACAATAAAAAAATAGGCTTGCCGACCGAGAATGAAAAAAGAGTAGTTTTTATGGGAAATTCTATTACCCAGGGTTGGATAGCATATGGAAACCCAAAGCTTTTTAAAGAAAATCCATACATCAATAGAGGTATCAGTGGGCAAACAACCCCACAAATGTTAGTTCGTTTTAGAGCTGATGTTATTGCCTTAAAACCAAAAGCAGTAGTTATTTTAGCAGGAATTAATGATATCGCAGGCAATACCGGCCCATCAAGCCTAGAAATGATTCAAGATAATTTAATTTCGATGGTTCAATTAGCACAAGCAAACAATATTAAGGTAATTTTATCCTCTATTCTACCAGCGAATAAATTTAATTGGCGACCCGAAGTATATCCTGCCGAACAGGTCATTAAAATGAATGCCTTTATAAAAAAATATGCTGAAGAAAATAACTGCATTTATATAGACTATTACACCCCTATGGTTGATGATAAAAAGGGTTTAAAAGTTGCATATTCAGAAGACGGTGTGCATCCAAACAAAAAAGGGTATGCCATTATGACGCCCCTAGTACAAGAAGCTATTGATAAAGCACTTAAAGGCAATTAA
- a CDS encoding CPBP family intramembrane glutamic endopeptidase, with translation MINEIWSYFKNPTYTRYTGLKLQEKAIIFYKILILAVSSSFILGLAMGGVTSLLKIDLGAHSVDEMLAKYSIFLVFLLGVIIAPVVEELLFRAPLALFKKSTYFKFAFYASVLIFGAVHLSNFELFTEYLWLAPLLVAPQISAGIFLGFIRVKLGLRWSFLLHAGHNAILFLPLLLVTLFGETATS, from the coding sequence ATGATCAACGAAATTTGGAGTTACTTTAAAAACCCTACCTATACTCGCTATACAGGCCTAAAGCTGCAGGAAAAAGCAATTATTTTCTATAAAATTTTAATTTTAGCCGTAAGTTCCAGTTTTATTCTAGGACTAGCTATGGGTGGCGTTACTTCTTTATTAAAGATTGATTTAGGTGCGCATAGTGTTGACGAAATGCTGGCTAAGTATTCTATTTTTTTAGTCTTTTTACTGGGGGTTATTATAGCTCCTGTAGTCGAAGAATTGCTGTTTAGAGCGCCTTTAGCCTTATTTAAGAAAAGCACTTATTTTAAATTTGCTTTTTATGCTTCTGTCCTTATATTTGGTGCTGTACATTTGTCTAATTTTGAACTTTTCACAGAATACCTTTGGCTCGCTCCCCTACTCGTTGCTCCGCAAATTTCTGCTGGTATATTTTTAGGCTTTATTAGAGTTAAATTAGGACTTCGATGGTCGTTTTTATTGCATGCCGGTCATAATGCCATTTTATTTTTACCACTACTCCTAGTTACCTTATTTGGAGAAACCGCTACTTCATGA
- a CDS encoding ABC transporter ATP-binding protein — protein MIEAKNIEKFYGDLKVLKGVDLHIKQGEVVSIVGPSGAGKTTLLQILGTLDQQSNKKESQLFIKDTDVTLLSDKDIAKFRNEHIGFIFQFHQLLPEFSALENVCIPAFIKKTSKTEAEKRAKELLDFLGLSHRYHHKPSELSGGEQQRVAVARALVNNPAVIFADEPSGNLDTESADNLHQLFFKLRDEFGQTFVIVTHNEELADMADRKLTMVDGRMIDAL, from the coding sequence ATGATTGAGGCTAAAAATATTGAAAAATTTTACGGGGATTTAAAGGTCTTGAAAGGGGTTGATCTTCATATCAAACAAGGGGAAGTAGTTTCGATTGTAGGGCCATCTGGGGCCGGAAAAACTACGCTTTTACAAATATTAGGTACTCTTGATCAACAATCGAATAAAAAAGAAAGTCAATTATTCATTAAGGATACTGATGTTACTTTATTATCAGATAAAGACATAGCGAAATTTAGAAATGAACATATTGGTTTTATTTTTCAATTTCACCAATTACTCCCTGAGTTCTCCGCATTAGAAAATGTTTGCATTCCAGCCTTTATTAAGAAAACATCCAAAACTGAAGCTGAAAAAAGAGCTAAAGAATTACTCGACTTTTTAGGCTTATCGCATCGCTATCATCATAAACCTAGTGAACTTTCTGGTGGGGAACAACAACGCGTTGCAGTTGCAAGGGCTTTGGTGAATAACCCAGCTGTTATTTTTGCGGATGAACCGAGTGGAAATCTAGATACCGAAAGTGCTGATAATTTACATCAACTTTTTTTTAAACTTCGGGATGAATTTGGGCAGACCTTTGTTATCGTTACACATAATGAAGAATTAGCAGATATGGCTGATCGCAAACTGACTATGGTTGATGGTCGTATGATCGATGCCCTATGA
- a CDS encoding D-2-hydroxyacid dehydrogenase: MRILANDGISQVGIEKLKQNGFEVLSVHVAQEQLANYINQHNIEVLLVRSATEVRKEIIDACPGLKLIGRGGVGLDNIDVQYAEQKGIPVINTPEASSDSVAELVFAHLYGGVRFLYDANRNMPLDGDSKFKELKKGYAKGTELRGKTLGIVGFGKIGQATAKIALGIGMKVLYHDVEVASKTLTLSFFDEQSLSFTLQNSPKQEVLKNSDFISLHVPQQKQYILGKSDMDLMKDGVGIINAARGGVLDEVALVNALESGKVAFAGLDVYESEPNPEIRILMHPNISLTPHIGAATLEAQERIGLELATTIIQLLK; this comes from the coding sequence ATGAGAATATTAGCAAACGATGGCATTTCACAAGTCGGCATTGAAAAATTAAAACAAAACGGATTTGAAGTTTTATCGGTACATGTGGCCCAAGAACAATTAGCAAATTACATCAATCAACACAACATTGAAGTTCTTTTGGTTCGCAGTGCAACCGAAGTAAGAAAAGAGATTATAGACGCTTGTCCTGGCTTAAAACTAATTGGTCGCGGTGGTGTTGGTTTGGATAATATTGATGTTCAATATGCAGAACAAAAAGGAATTCCTGTCATTAACACGCCTGAAGCATCCTCAGACTCAGTCGCTGAGTTGGTTTTTGCGCATTTATATGGAGGTGTACGTTTTTTATACGATGCCAACCGAAACATGCCATTAGATGGGGATAGTAAGTTTAAAGAATTAAAAAAAGGATACGCCAAAGGAACAGAATTAAGGGGAAAAACCTTGGGTATCGTCGGGTTTGGAAAAATAGGACAAGCCACGGCAAAAATTGCTCTTGGTATAGGCATGAAGGTGTTATACCACGATGTTGAAGTAGCTAGTAAAACCTTGACTTTATCTTTTTTTGACGAACAATCCTTATCCTTTACATTGCAAAACAGCCCAAAGCAAGAGGTTTTAAAAAATTCAGATTTTATATCCTTGCATGTACCCCAACAAAAGCAGTATATCTTAGGTAAAAGTGATATGGACTTAATGAAAGATGGGGTTGGAATTATCAATGCAGCCCGTGGTGGAGTTTTAGATGAGGTGGCCTTAGTCAACGCCCTTGAATCAGGTAAAGTAGCTTTTGCAGGCCTCGATGTATATGAATCAGAGCCAAACCCTGAAATCAGGATTTTAATGCATCCAAACATATCGTTAACACCGCATATTGGCGCTGCCACACTAGAGGCTCAGGAAAGAATAGGTTTAGAGTTAGCGACAACAATTATTCAACTGTTAAAATAA
- a CDS encoding DUF6787 family protein: protein MEKLKERWGIESNFSILVILLVFAITGSSSLKIARPLLEYIGFTRDLFGQEWYFSVFYWTIRILVIFPIYQVLLVFFGWLFGQFRFFWNMEKQMLSRIGLGFLFK from the coding sequence ATGGAGAAATTAAAAGAGCGTTGGGGTATTGAATCTAATTTTAGCATTCTAGTGATTTTACTAGTTTTTGCCATTACTGGTAGCTCATCGTTAAAGATTGCCAGACCATTATTAGAATATATAGGCTTTACGAGAGACCTATTTGGTCAAGAATGGTATTTTTCGGTATTTTATTGGACCATTCGTATTCTTGTGATTTTCCCCATTTACCAAGTGTTACTGGTATTTTTTGGTTGGCTTTTCGGTCAGTTTAGATTTTTCTGGAATATGGAAAAACAAATGTTATCTAGAATAGGCCTGGGTTTTTTGTTTAAATAA
- a CDS encoding chaperone modulator CbpM codes for MTTENYILVQLYCTQTKIEHSFIANLNEYGFISLTTIDNESYILEEEITEVERIRRLHYDLGINLEGIDALNNLMQKIADLEKENRVLKQKLLLFEGD; via the coding sequence ATGACTACTGAAAATTATATTTTAGTGCAGTTATATTGCACTCAAACAAAAATAGAACATAGTTTTATTGCCAATCTAAACGAGTATGGCTTTATCAGCTTAACAACGATTGATAATGAAAGCTATATTTTAGAGGAAGAAATCACCGAAGTAGAACGAATTCGCCGCTTACATTACGATTTAGGTATTAATTTAGAAGGCATTGATGCCCTGAACAATTTAATGCAGAAAATTGCTGATTTAGAAAAGGAGAATAGGGTTTTGAAACAAAAGTTATTGTTGTTTGAAGGTGATTAG
- a CDS encoding DUF6146 family protein, whose translation MKKNLVYSAVVWLCLVMVNYSCSSSKNKIQPTDDEKIAFNETKGDTIRIANEETTYEIIIIEPGFNFWLQSVARPEGFYSQSYLESRNNIWVIEWNQRVLQPQRYDPNLYELSINYEYNTDYGYEVNYKLYNYFIYFQRKYNQRLGTFYPRI comes from the coding sequence ATGAAAAAAAACTTGGTTTATTCAGCAGTTGTTTGGCTATGCTTAGTAATGGTAAATTACAGTTGCTCTAGTTCAAAAAATAAAATACAGCCCACCGATGACGAAAAAATTGCTTTTAATGAAACCAAAGGCGACACGATAAGGATTGCTAATGAAGAAACAACCTATGAAATAATCATTATTGAACCCGGTTTTAACTTTTGGCTCCAAAGTGTTGCACGACCCGAAGGCTTTTATTCCCAAAGTTATTTAGAAAGTAGAAATAATATTTGGGTTATAGAATGGAATCAACGTGTGTTACAACCACAACGCTATGACCCAAATTTATATGAGCTTAGCATCAATTATGAGTATAATACAGATTATGGCTACGAAGTAAATTATAAATTATATAATTACTTTATTTACTTTCAAAGAAAGTACAATCAGCGACTTGGTACTTTTTATCCTCGTATATAA
- a CDS encoding acyl-CoA reductase → MTDLTTRIEAFVKLGSFFKDFCNSADKIENTLVHKRAIFNEFEEKISLAKHKNGWFNRENILFSLASWAKVLNQEQLQNWIAPYYFMPKGEAKSIALIMAGNIPLVGFHDFLSVLITGHKAVVKLSSNDTVLLPFVADMLIKFEPSFNDAIFFKEGKLPGFDMVIATGSNNTARYFEHYFKGKPHIIRKNRNSVAVLTGTESPEQLKALGEDIFRYYGLGCRSVSKLMVPKNYDFDAFFKAIYEYHPIVEQVKYANNYDYNKAVYLMSEFKLLDNGFLILKEDKSYASPIASLCYEKYEDLDAALIHLQSDEEKIQCIVASGVVKNEIPFGKTQVPNLNDYADGVDTIDFLLKNS, encoded by the coding sequence ATGACAGACCTTACAACAAGAATAGAAGCTTTTGTTAAATTGGGTAGTTTTTTTAAAGATTTTTGCAATTCGGCAGATAAAATTGAGAATACCCTAGTCCATAAAAGAGCTATTTTTAATGAGTTTGAAGAAAAAATAAGTTTAGCAAAACATAAAAATGGATGGTTTAACCGGGAAAACATTTTATTTAGCTTGGCCTCTTGGGCCAAAGTTTTGAATCAAGAACAGCTTCAAAATTGGATCGCTCCTTATTATTTTATGCCAAAAGGTGAGGCTAAAAGCATTGCTTTAATCATGGCGGGTAATATCCCCTTGGTTGGATTTCATGATTTTCTTTCGGTATTAATAACAGGACATAAGGCCGTAGTGAAACTATCTTCAAACGATACCGTATTATTACCTTTTGTGGCTGACATGTTAATAAAATTTGAACCAAGTTTTAATGATGCCATTTTTTTTAAGGAAGGTAAATTACCCGGTTTTGATATGGTAATTGCCACTGGCAGCAACAATACGGCGCGTTATTTTGAACATTATTTTAAAGGCAAACCACACATTATTCGAAAAAATAGAAATTCGGTTGCTGTTTTAACAGGAACGGAATCTCCAGAACAATTAAAGGCTTTAGGTGAAGACATTTTCCGGTATTACGGCTTAGGATGTCGAAGTGTGTCTAAACTCATGGTCCCCAAGAATTATGACTTCGACGCTTTTTTTAAGGCTATCTATGAGTATCATCCGATCGTAGAGCAAGTAAAATATGCTAATAATTACGATTATAATAAAGCTGTGTACTTAATGAGTGAATTTAAATTATTAGATAATGGCTTCCTTATATTGAAAGAAGACAAAAGCTATGCCTCACCCATCGCATCCCTTTGTTATGAGAAATATGAAGACCTAGATGCTGCGCTAATTCACTTACAGTCTGATGAAGAAAAAATACAATGTATTGTGGCTAGCGGTGTGGTAAAAAATGAAATACCCTTTGGAAAAACACAAGTACCTAATTTAAATGATTATGCAGATGGTGTTGATACGATTGACTTCTTATTGAAAAACTCTTAG
- the folE gene encoding GTP cyclohydrolase I FolE, whose product MAPYRKFEEYNIEIRDEVKGNYSSIISEIGEDVTREGLLKTPERASKAMMFLTQGYQQDPVEILKGAMFKEDYDDMVIIKDIELYSLCEHHMLPFFGKAHIAYIPNGHIVGLSKIPRVVDVFARRLQVQERLTHDILECINTTLKPKGVAVVIEASHMCMMMRGVQKQNSVTTTSGFRGQFEKQETRNEFLKLVSSRLS is encoded by the coding sequence ATGGCGCCATATAGAAAATTTGAAGAATACAATATTGAAATTAGGGATGAAGTAAAAGGTAATTATTCTAGTATAATTAGCGAGATAGGAGAGGATGTTACAAGAGAAGGCTTGTTAAAAACCCCGGAAAGAGCTTCAAAAGCCATGATGTTTTTAACACAAGGGTACCAACAAGATCCAGTAGAAATACTCAAAGGAGCCATGTTTAAAGAAGATTACGATGATATGGTGATCATAAAGGATATTGAACTGTATTCGTTGTGCGAACATCACATGTTGCCTTTTTTCGGCAAAGCACATATTGCCTATATCCCAAACGGACATATTGTAGGGCTAAGTAAAATTCCGCGTGTGGTTGATGTTTTTGCAAGAAGATTACAAGTTCAAGAGCGTTTAACACATGATATTTTGGAGTGCATCAATACAACCTTGAAGCCTAAAGGGGTAGCAGTGGTGATAGAAGCTTCGCATATGTGTATGATGATGCGTGGAGTTCAAAAACAAAACTCTGTAACGACAACCTCAGGATTCAGAGGGCAGTTTGAAAAGCAAGAAACTCGAAATGAATTTTTAAAATTAGTAAGTTCTAGGCTTTCTTAG
- a CDS encoding 4Fe-4S dicluster domain-containing protein — protein MAIIITDECINCGACEPECPNTAIYEGADEWRYSDGTSLKGKIVLPNGKEVDADVVQEPISDEIYYISPDKCTECIGFHEEPQCAAVCPVDCCVPDDSHVESEETLSGKQKFMHPNG, from the coding sequence ATGGCAATTATAATAACAGACGAATGTATTAATTGCGGTGCCTGTGAACCAGAGTGCCCGAATACAGCAATATACGAAGGCGCAGACGAATGGCGCTATAGCGATGGCACCTCTTTGAAAGGAAAAATTGTATTACCTAATGGTAAAGAAGTTGATGCTGATGTCGTGCAAGAACCCATTAGTGACGAGATTTATTATATTTCGCCAGATAAATGTACAGAATGTATAGGTTTTCACGAAGAACCTCAATGTGCAGCTGTTTGTCCGGTAGATTGTTGTGTGCCTGATGATAGTCATGTAGAATCGGAAGAAACACTTTCAGGAAAGCAAAAATTTATGCATCCAAACGGATAA
- a CDS encoding TIGR02757 family protein has product MKKAELKLFLDEKVVQYNHPSFLESDPIQIPHRFTKKEDIEISAFLTATIAWGNRKSIIANAQKMMSLLEESPYDFIMNHQVGDLARFDTFVHRTFNGEDASFFIKSLKNIYTNHKGLETAFKAHIQNNSTQPAISGFKETFFKIPHPKRTTKHVSDPLKGSAAKRINMFLRWMVRDDSTGVDFGIWRSISPAALSCPLDVHSGNVARKLKLLKRKQNDAKALAELDTTLRALDPLDPVKYDFALFGLGVFEKF; this is encoded by the coding sequence ATGAAAAAAGCAGAATTAAAATTATTTTTAGATGAAAAAGTGGTGCAATACAACCACCCTAGTTTTTTAGAAAGTGACCCCATACAAATACCGCATAGGTTTACTAAAAAAGAAGATATAGAAATCAGTGCTTTTTTAACTGCAACCATTGCCTGGGGTAATAGAAAAAGTATAATAGCGAACGCTCAAAAAATGATGTCGCTCTTAGAAGAGTCGCCCTATGATTTTATCATGAATCATCAGGTGGGTGATTTAGCACGTTTCGATACCTTTGTCCATAGAACCTTTAACGGTGAAGATGCTTCATTTTTTATTAAAAGTTTAAAAAATATCTACACAAACCACAAAGGCTTAGAAACTGCTTTCAAGGCTCATATTCAGAACAACAGCACCCAACCTGCTATCTCTGGATTTAAAGAAACTTTTTTTAAAATTCCCCATCCTAAAAGAACAACAAAACACGTTTCGGACCCTTTAAAAGGCTCGGCGGCCAAACGTATAAACATGTTTTTACGATGGATGGTACGTGACGACAGTACCGGTGTTGACTTTGGCATATGGAGAAGCATTTCTCCTGCTGCTTTATCTTGCCCACTAGATGTACATTCTGGAAATGTCGCTAGAAAATTAAAATTATTGAAACGGAAACAAAATGATGCTAAAGCACTAGCGGAACTTGATACTACCCTGCGTGCCTTAGATCCGTTAGATCCTGTAAAGTACGACTTCGCTTTGTTTGGTTTAGGAGTTTTTGAGAAGTTCTAG
- the ychF gene encoding redox-regulated ATPase YchF, producing the protein MKAGIVGLPNVGKSTLFNCLSNAKAQSANFPFCTIEPNIGVVNVPDARLQKLEELVNPERVLPATVEIVDIAGLVKGASKGEGLGNQFLGNIRETDAILHVLRCFDNDNIIHVDGSVDPIRDKETIDMELQLKDLETVDKKLEKVKRAAKTGNKEAQKEEAVLLAIKKGLEAGISIRAIEITKEDRKEFVHPLQFITDKPVMYVCNVDEESAVNGNAYVDKVKANVANENAEVIFLAVGTEADITELETYEERKMFLEDLGLTEPGSGKLIRGAYKLLNLETYFTAGVKEVRAWTIPVGATAPQAAGVIHTDFEKGFIRAEVIAYNDYVSFGSETKVKEAGKMRVEGKEYIVKDGDVMHFRFNV; encoded by the coding sequence ATGAAAGCAGGAATCGTAGGCTTACCAAACGTGGGAAAATCCACTTTATTTAATTGTTTATCAAATGCAAAAGCACAAAGCGCAAATTTTCCTTTTTGTACTATAGAACCTAATATAGGTGTGGTAAACGTTCCAGATGCTAGATTGCAAAAACTAGAAGAATTGGTAAACCCTGAGCGCGTATTACCCGCTACTGTTGAGATTGTTGATATTGCTGGTTTGGTAAAAGGTGCTAGTAAAGGCGAGGGTTTAGGAAATCAGTTTTTAGGTAATATTCGTGAAACCGATGCTATTTTGCATGTGTTGCGCTGTTTTGATAATGACAATATTATTCATGTAGATGGTTCTGTAGATCCTATTCGCGATAAGGAAACTATTGATATGGAATTGCAGTTGAAAGATTTAGAAACTGTAGATAAAAAGCTTGAAAAAGTAAAAAGAGCAGCTAAAACAGGCAACAAAGAAGCGCAAAAAGAAGAAGCGGTACTATTGGCTATAAAAAAAGGCTTAGAGGCTGGGATATCCATTAGAGCCATCGAAATAACAAAAGAAGACCGCAAGGAGTTTGTGCATCCTTTACAATTTATTACTGATAAGCCTGTCATGTACGTATGTAATGTTGATGAAGAATCAGCTGTAAATGGTAACGCTTATGTGGATAAGGTAAAAGCAAATGTGGCCAACGAAAATGCTGAGGTTATCTTTTTAGCGGTAGGAACTGAGGCTGATATTACAGAATTGGAGACCTATGAAGAACGCAAAATGTTTCTTGAAGATCTGGGGTTGACAGAGCCAGGTTCTGGAAAACTAATTCGCGGTGCGTATAAATTACTAAACCTAGAAACGTATTTTACGGCAGGTGTAAAAGAAGTACGTGCATGGACCATCCCAGTAGGAGCAACAGCGCCGCAAGCTGCGGGTGTCATCCATACCGATTTTGAAAAAGGTTTTATTCGTGCTGAAGTAATCGCTTATAACGATTATGTTTCATTTGGAAGTGAAACCAAAGTCAAAGAAGCAGGTAAAATGCGCGTGGAAGGTAAGGAGTACATTGTAAAAGACGGCGATGTAATGCACTTTAGATTTAATGTATAG
- a CDS encoding DUF937 domain-containing protein, whose protein sequence is MSGLLDLLNSPTGKQLISGVAGQTGQSEGKTSEVLSMAMPLILGAMKKNVASPQGAQGLMSALQGNKHDGSILDNLGGLFGGGVDDSVMKDGAGILGHVFGNKQANVENALSQKSGIDTGAIADILKIAAPIVMGFLSKQTAQSNVNDAGGMNTLLGSMLGGQPQQNQSLITTLLDADGDGSILDDVAGMVMGTTKKKGGLGGLLGGLFGK, encoded by the coding sequence ATGTCAGGATTATTAGATTTATTGAACAGCCCAACGGGTAAACAATTAATTAGCGGCGTTGCTGGTCAAACAGGTCAGTCCGAAGGTAAAACAAGTGAAGTATTAAGCATGGCAATGCCTTTAATTTTAGGGGCGATGAAAAAAAATGTAGCTTCCCCACAAGGAGCGCAAGGTTTGATGAGTGCTTTACAGGGAAATAAGCACGATGGAAGTATTTTAGATAATTTAGGCGGCTTATTTGGAGGTGGTGTTGATGATAGCGTCATGAAAGACGGTGCCGGAATTCTTGGACATGTTTTTGGCAATAAACAAGCGAATGTAGAGAATGCATTAAGTCAAAAATCTGGGATTGATACAGGAGCTATTGCCGATATTTTAAAAATTGCAGCTCCTATTGTCATGGGCTTTTTAAGCAAGCAAACTGCTCAAAGTAATGTCAACGACGCGGGTGGTATGAATACACTCTTAGGAAGCATGTTAGGTGGGCAACCACAACAAAACCAAAGTCTTATTACCACTTTATTAGATGCTGATGGCGACGGTAGTATTTTAGATGATGTAGCTGGCATGGTCATGGGCACCACTAAGAAGAAAGGTGGTTTAGGTGGTTTACTTGGAGGCCTATTTGGCAAATAA
- a CDS encoding DMT family transporter, producing MFRKSSAASFGVICAIFGVILFSAKAVIVKLAYQYQVDYLTLLLFRMVFSFPFYVAIVFWTKPSVPKAITKKDWLWLIFFGCIGYYMASLFDFMGLQYLKAGLERIILFIYPTIVVLLSWVFFKKKLTKNQSIAIFVTYIGVFIAFWDEIGLQGEEVLLGGVLIFFSAVTYASYLVGSGWLIPKFGMIQFTSYAMIVSTIAVSIHFLWQGNYDLFQYP from the coding sequence TTGTTCAGAAAATCATCCGCAGCAAGTTTTGGGGTTATTTGTGCTATTTTTGGTGTGATTCTTTTCTCCGCAAAAGCTGTCATTGTAAAACTAGCGTACCAATATCAGGTAGACTATTTAACCTTGTTGTTATTTAGAATGGTTTTCTCTTTTCCGTTTTATGTAGCCATTGTCTTCTGGACAAAACCATCTGTACCCAAGGCCATTACCAAAAAGGATTGGCTGTGGTTGATTTTCTTCGGGTGTATTGGCTATTATATGGCTAGTTTGTTCGATTTTATGGGTTTGCAATACCTAAAAGCAGGCTTGGAGCGCATTATTTTATTTATTTACCCGACGATTGTAGTCTTACTTTCTTGGGTGTTCTTTAAAAAGAAATTGACTAAGAATCAATCCATAGCTATATTTGTCACTTACATCGGTGTTTTTATTGCTTTTTGGGATGAAATTGGCCTGCAGGGTGAAGAGGTATTATTAGGGGGTGTTTTAATTTTTTTTAGCGCAGTTACCTATGCATCGTATCTTGTCGGAAGCGGCTGGTTAATCCCCAAATTTGGAATGATACAATTCACTTCCTATGCCATGATCGTTTCTACAATCGCAGTATCTATTCACTTTCTATGGCAAGGAAATTATGATTTGTTTCAGTACCCTTAA